GTGCTCCGCCAGCAGCGCCTTGTTGCCCGTCACCACGATCTTGCCCGCTGAGATCGCCGCCAGGACAAACTCCAGCGCCGTCTCGATCCCACCCATCAATTCCACCACCACCTCCACCTCGGGATCGGCGATCACCGCCAGCGGATCAGTCGTCTGCAACTCGACTGGAACAGAAATCCCGCGCGCCTTGCTCCAGTCGCGCGCCGCCACCTTCCGCACCTCGAAATCGACGCCCAGCCGCTCGCGCAACAGCGTGCGATTCTGCGCCAGATGCTTGTAAACACCCGCGCCCACATTGCCGAGGCCAGCCAGACCGATGCCGAGTTTTTTCATTTGAGTTGCATTCGATTCACAGGAAAAAGGGAGCGAAATCATTCCTGCATCGCGCCGCATCTGTAAAGGTCGGAGTTACCCGTGCCGGTGCCGCCTTCCAGAAAAAAACGCGCCGCCGCCCTTTTTCTCTGGAAAAACGGGGCTGCTCCTCCTACTCTCCGCACATCTCCTCAGACGGTCGCGTCGTTAACGCCAGAAAGTCAGGTTATTATGAAAAGCAGGGGACACATCGCAGCGGCATTGATACTCGGGCTCACCGCCATCCACAGCATCGCGGCAGTCGTTGCGCCCGGCTACGAACCCGTGCCCTCCGTCACGCCGCACGATGAAGTCATCATCCGCCCCGTCCTCGATACCACGTCGCCCGGTCCCGCCCTTGTGGTCATGCCCCGGCTCACCCCGGCTCCAGTCAGCTATCCGGTGACCAGCAACCCCGGCTCCAACCACCTGCGCACCGTCGTTGTGTGGACCTTCATCGCTGCCGGAGTGGCCGGCATCGCCATTCTTCTCTGGCGCCAGCATCAACAGCAAAAAACCCAACGCCGCTGGCGCAAACGCCACTCCAAATGGCGCATTTTCTAGCCCGGCTCCCTCCCCAACGGGTCTCGGTCCGTTTCGGCACACCACCGTCTTTTTCCTCCCACCCGTCACTCTTTTCCAGCGTTGACCCCTTGGGAGTTGCTCTTAGTGTAGGCGAAACCATGGAAGTCAGCCCCGGCATTAACTACAAAATCGGCAACGAACGCCTCGTGAAAGTCACCGAGCGGGCAGGGGCGCGCTTGACGGGATTGCTCACGAAGCAGGGGCGGCCCAATGGTGCCTTGCGCGTGGCGGTGATCGGCGGCGGCTGCTCGGGGTTGCAATACAAGATGGACCTCGTCGATGGCCCGGCCAACCGCGACATCCTCGTGCGCTCGCAGGAGGTGAATGTGGTCGTCGATCCGAAAAGCGCGCTCTTTGTCAGCGGATCGGAGCTGGATTTCAGCGAGGATCTCCAGGCGGGCGGGTTTAAGGTGACGAACCCGAATGCGGTGGCGCATTGCTCGTGCGGCGAAAGTTTTGCGGCGTAGACGATTGTAACCACGAAGACGCAACGGCACGAAGTCGGCAAGGAAATGATGGAGGATTATTTTGCGACGCTGGGTTTGCGGCAGGCCTTGGTGCTGGACGACGCGCAGCTTAAAGACGCCTGGCACCAGGCCGCAGCGGCAGCCAGCGATGCGGAGGAGATTCATCGAGCCTATTCGGCATTGCGCGACCCGGCCCGGCGCATCGGCCATTTGCTGGAGCGCCACGGACGGACACCGGCTGGCGCGGAAACGCCGGGCGCACGGCTTTTTGATCTTTTTTTCACCGTCGCCGCGGTCTTGAAAAACGCTGATGCCATTGTAACTCAAATCGAGTCCGCCGCCTCGGCCCTGCAACGCGCCGGGCAGACTCCGCGCCTTCTCACCAGCTTGGATGATCTCACCTCGGCTGGCGCGGCGGTGGCGGCGGAAAAAGCCACTCGCGACACACAGCTAACCTCGCTGGCAGAGAAGTTCCCCCATATGTCGAACGCCGAATGGGACCTGCTAACCTCGCTCGGCAGCGACTTCGCCTTCCTAACCAAATGGGCCGCCGAAATTCAAAAACGCGAGACGCGTTTGCAGGAAACGTTGATGGGAAAAATCGTATGAGCACACAGGAAATCATCATCGGCATCGACCTCGGCACGACGAACTCGGCGGTGGGTTTCATGGAGGCCGGACTTCCATTCTTATTGGCCGACCAAGACGGCGAAAGGCTCACACCCAGCGTGGTTTATTTTCCAGAGAACGATGGAACTCCGCTCGTCGGTCGCGCGGCTTCGCGGATGCGGGCGGTCCGGTCCGAAGCGACGGTTTCCTCGATCAAACGCCTCATCGGCAGTGGAGAAAATGTCACCATCAATGGCGTGGTTCATTCGCCCGAAGAGATTTCGGCGCTGATCCTAACCAAACTCAAATCAGACGCTGAATCGGCTCTCACTCAAATGGTTAGTCGTGCGGTGATTACCGTTCCCGCCTACTTCAACGACGCCCAGCGCGCAGCCACGAAACGCGCCGGGGAATTGGCCGGACTAACTGTGGAGCGCATCCTCAACGAACCCACCGCAGCGGCGCTCGCCTACGGATTGGACAAGCTGCGGGATCGCTCGAAGATCGCCGTTTACGACTTCGGCGGCGGCACGTTTGATATTAGTATTCTGGAGTTGAACCAGGGCGTGTTCGAGGTGCTTTCGACCAATGGCAACACGCAGCTCGGAGGCGACGATCTGGATGCGGCACTGATCGCCGACTGTGATCTAGCTATTCCAGATTGGGAGAAGCGCGAGCTGGTGATCAAAGCCAAGCATCGGCTGTCCAACGAGGAGAACGTGGAGCTGGCCATTCTTTCGGCGACGGGTCCGCAAAGCTACCAGTTGAGTCGCATTCGATTGGAACAGATGGCGCGTCCCATCATCGAGCGCGCGCGGGTTCATTGTGTTAGATCTTTGGCCGATGCCGGATTGAAGCCGGGCGATCTCGATGAAGTGATTCTGGTCGGCGGATCGACCCGGATGCCCTTGGTTAGAACCTTGGTTGCGGAGTGGTTTGGCAAGGAACCCAACCTCACGCAAAATCCCGATGAGGCGGTCGCGCTCGGAGCCACGATTCAGGCGGGAATTCTGAGCGGTGCGGTGACTAACATCACGTTGTTAGACGTCACTCCGCTTTCACTGGGAATCGAAACGGCGGGCGGCCTAATGAATGTTCTCATTCCGAGAAATTCCACGATTCCGCTGAAGCGCGGCGAGATGTTTACCACGAGTGCTAACAATCAGACTTCCATGGTCATCAAAGTCCTCCAGGGCGAGCGCGAGATGGCTAGAGACAATTGGAAACTGGGGGAGTTTACCATCGATTTCGCCCCGGCTCCGCGCGGTGTGGCGCGAGTGGGAGTGCAATTTGAGATCGACGCGAATGGCATTCTCCATGTGCTGGCCCGCGACGTGGCGACGGGGAAAGATCGGACCTTGGAAGTAACCAGCAGTGTCGATGTGGCCGATGAACGCGTGGAGCAAATGATCGCCGAATCGGTGGAGCACGCCTTCGACGACATGAGCGAGCGCATTTTTACCGAGGCGAGCCTGAAGGCGAAAGAAATGTTAGTCGCCGTGGACAATGCTCTGGCGGTGTTAGGAGATGAAGTGAGTGCGGACGAGCGCGGACAGATCGAGCTGCTAACCAACGAAGTTCGCGAGGCGGTCGAGCTGGGGGAAAGTCAGCGGTTGAAACGCGCCAACGCCGCCCTCGATGCCGGCACGCAAAACCTCGCCACGCTGCTGATGGAGCGCGCCATGGCCGCCGCCCTGGAAAAGCGCGGCCTGATTTGAGTTTCATACTAACCTCGCAGCTTGGCGATCGTGTCAACCAAGGTTTCCGCGAGGTCGGCGATCTGTTTTGCCTTGCGCGGATCGAGCAGTTTTCCAGCCTCGTCGAAAGCTTCGTAGGCGCTGGAAACGGTGACTTGATCGGGCAAAACGAGGACGCCGATGTTGCCGAGCAAAGCGCGCAAACCGACGAGTCCACGCAAGCCGCCGAGTGCGCTAGGCGACGCGGAACAGAGGGCGGCGGTTTTCCCGCGATAGGCAGCGAGGGCTGGCTCGTCGTCGGACTCCGTGCGCGAGGCCCAGTCGATGGCGTTCTTCAGCAGCGGCGTAAATGCGCTGTTGTATTCCGGCGAGGCGATGAGGAATCCGTCGCTGGCGAGCAGGAGCGACTTGAATTTCTTCGCGCCCGCAGGCAATCCGCTGGCGGCTTCGAGATCCTGATCCATTAGCGGCAGGGCGAGTTCGCGCAGATCGACAACGGTCACTTCCGCTCCGGCGGCGCGCGCGGCCTCTACGGCGGCGGCGAGCAACAGGCGATTGTAGGATCCGGTGCGGCTGCTGCCGGAGAAGGCGACGATTTTCGGTGGAGTCATAGTCCCTTGTTAACACCGGCCACATGCCAATGGAACTCCGATGTTTCTTGCGCCGGGACGAAGATGGAGTTTCTTGCCCGGATGAAGATTCCCAATTTGCGCAGTCCCCACGCCAAGGTCGGCGGCATCGTTTATTTCGGACGCATGCTCGACAAAATTCGCCTCAATGGAGCCGGTAATCTGCCGGCGGACTATGTGAAAAACCTCGGCGGCGGCTTCGATGAGCGCATTTTGAATTTTCTCCATGTAGCTTACGGCGATGTGGTCCTGGAGACGCTGACGGGAAAATCAGACGAGGAAATGCTGGCCTGGTGCTTCGCCAATGGACGCGTGCCGCACGCGGAGGAGATCGAGGTCTGGAATGGCTTCATGTCGAAGCGCGGCTGGCGCGATGAGGCGAATGAAATTCTCGAGCGGAGGAAGAAAGAATCCGGCTTTGAGAACCGCGACGACATCCAGACGATGTTCGATTATATCGACGCCGACGAGGCGTAGGGCGGGACTTCGATTACTATCAAAGTGGCGGATGGGCAGGGATTCGAACCCTGGTTGCCTTTGACAGCAAACACGCTTTCCAGGCGTGCGCATTCGACCACTCTGCCACCCATCCTTGGTTTCTTTGCGGACGGCGAACTTGCGTTGTTTCCAGACAACACGCAAGCAGCGATTTTAGGCCCGCGAAATTATTCTGCAGAGCCGAGTTCGACCTTGGCGGCAGTGATTCCAGTCTGCAATTCCGTCTGGCGCTCGGATAAATTTTGCATGCGCAACTGATGCCGGTGCAACTCCATGTTGAGCCGGCTGACGTGCCCGCGCAGTTCGGTGATTTGAGTTACATTTTCCTTGAGCTGGCCTTCGAGGCTGGTGAGTTCGGCTTTGACGATTGCCGGATCGCGGGTGAGAGCGGCGGCGGGGGCTTCGATGACGAATTGATGCTGGCAAAACGGGCATTCCACGAACTGGCCGACCATGGTTTTTGGCGCGGCGACGCTTTTATGGCAGGCTCCGCATTGGATGACGAAGGAGTCTTCCGCGGCAGTGTGATGAGACGTGTGAGTTTCTGGAACCATAATTTCTCTTAGAAAATAAGCAGCTTCGGTTCCATTCGGCGAGAGGAGTTGAAATTATTTTGGGACAAGTTGTCACGGTACGGCGCAGAAGGCTAATCGGCGTGACAGGCTGACGCTGGCGCGAGTTGCAGGAGAATCAGGGCACGTTTTGGAAGTGGCTCACTTTCAATGGTTTGCAACTTCACTGCGACTGCTGTTTGCCGAGGCATAATTCACGCTCAGAGGTAAATCGAATCCCAAATAAGGGACAGTCAAACTTCAACCAAACTAAACCAATGAGCATCATTCAATATCGCAAAACACCCGTTTATCATAATTCGCCTCTGGCGCAGTTGAGCGAACTCCATCGCGAAATGAACCGCCTCTTTGACGGCAGCATTTTCTCCGATGGACTCACCGGCTGGGCTCCAGCCCTGGACGTGACTCAAGACAAGGAACAGGTCCAGGTCGTGGTCGAATTGCCCGGCTTGAAGAAGGAAGACATCTCCCTTTCCTTCCAAGACGGCGTTCTCACGATCAGCGGCGAGCGCAAGGACACGACCGAGCAGAAAGACGGCGAAACCCATCGCAGCGAACGCTTTTTCGGTCGCTTCGAGCGGTCCGTCGAACTTCCAGTCGAGGTCAATCCAGATCGCATCAACGCCACTTACCAGAACGGCCTCCTCACGGTCACTCTGGCCAAGGCGGAGGAAGC
This genomic stretch from Chthoniobacterales bacterium harbors:
- a CDS encoding iron-sulfur cluster assembly accessory protein translates to MEVSPGINYKIGNERLVKVTERAGARLTGLLTKQGRPNGALRVAVIGGGCSGLQYKMDLVDGPANRDILVRSQEVNVVVDPKSALFVSGSELDFSEDLQAGGFKVTNPNAVAHCSCGESFAA
- a CDS encoding Hsp70 family protein codes for the protein MSTQEIIIGIDLGTTNSAVGFMEAGLPFLLADQDGERLTPSVVYFPENDGTPLVGRAASRMRAVRSEATVSSIKRLIGSGENVTINGVVHSPEEISALILTKLKSDAESALTQMVSRAVITVPAYFNDAQRAATKRAGELAGLTVERILNEPTAAALAYGLDKLRDRSKIAVYDFGGGTFDISILELNQGVFEVLSTNGNTQLGGDDLDAALIADCDLAIPDWEKRELVIKAKHRLSNEENVELAILSATGPQSYQLSRIRLEQMARPIIERARVHCVRSLADAGLKPGDLDEVILVGGSTRMPLVRTLVAEWFGKEPNLTQNPDEAVALGATIQAGILSGAVTNITLLDVTPLSLGIETAGGLMNVLIPRNSTIPLKRGEMFTTSANNQTSMVIKVLQGEREMARDNWKLGEFTIDFAPAPRGVARVGVQFEIDANGILHVLARDVATGKDRTLEVTSSVDVADERVEQMIAESVEHAFDDMSERIFTEASLKAKEMLVAVDNALAVLGDEVSADERGQIELLTNEVREAVELGESQRLKRANAALDAGTQNLATLLMERAMAAALEKRGLI
- a CDS encoding NAD(P)H-dependent oxidoreductase codes for the protein MTPPKIVAFSGSSRTGSYNRLLLAAAVEAARAAGAEVTVVDLRELALPLMDQDLEAASGLPAGAKKFKSLLLASDGFLIASPEYNSAFTPLLKNAIDWASRTESDDEPALAAYRGKTAALCSASPSALGGLRGLVGLRALLGNIGVLVLPDQVTVSSAYEAFDEAGKLLDPRKAKQIADLAETLVDTIAKLRG
- a CDS encoding DUF5069 domain-containing protein gives rise to the protein MKIPNLRSPHAKVGGIVYFGRMLDKIRLNGAGNLPADYVKNLGGGFDERILNFLHVAYGDVVLETLTGKSDEEMLAWCFANGRVPHAEEIEVWNGFMSKRGWRDEANEILERRKKESGFENRDDIQTMFDYIDADEA
- a CDS encoding Hsp20/alpha crystallin family protein — its product is MSIIQYRKTPVYHNSPLAQLSELHREMNRLFDGSIFSDGLTGWAPALDVTQDKEQVQVVVELPGLKKEDISLSFQDGVLTISGERKDTTEQKDGETHRSERFFGRFERSVELPVEVNPDRINATYQNGLLTVTLAKAEEAKPKQININVS